A window from Manduca sexta isolate Smith_Timp_Sample1 chromosome 24, JHU_Msex_v1.0, whole genome shotgun sequence encodes these proteins:
- the LOC115443893 gene encoding fibroin heavy chain isoform X11: MGTRHLGILAILLILPLGLLCSSIGSVPNVEEETEPLYPDAVAEADAGPIARAFAAAFNTFSEALNSRDKRSTSDADASAFSSTEGGGDSQAAASAESEDDSSDDDSESSASSSATSTDYDSEDNEDEASASAESSTSDDGGKSPEESEANAEAESKTNGGGGKTAGSASAVTEVTNGGTASAASAASASDEESEPGEEGTTGDDDDGEEGPTGDDDDGEEGPTGDDDNGEEGPTGDDDDGEEGPTGDDDDGEEGPTGDDDNGEEGPTGDDDDGEEGPTGDDDDGEEGPTGDDDNGEEGPTGDDDDGEEGPTGDDDNGEEGPTGDDDDGEEGPTGDDDNGEEGPTGDDDNGEEGPTGDDDDGEEGPTGDDDDGEEGPTGDDDDGEGGATTNESGGNGPDNGGGSSPGSGTEGKPDSGSGSSPDSGKDNSGSTADTSGSAVASGPNSQASSAGSANSGEDNSSASSAVSAVTSGEGQASASAASSATTNESGGNGPDNGGGSSPGSGTEDKPGSGSGSSPDSGKDNSGSTADTSGSAVASGPNSQASSAGSANSGEDNSSASSAVSAVTSGEGQASASAASSATTNESGGNGPDNGGGSSPGSAPEGKPGCGSGSNPSSGTGGGSGSGSSAAASGTAVASGQNASSSGVASANSGEGNASASSAASAESSGKGGKASGAAASSATTYESGGSPESEPGGSPGGGPGNSPGNEPGSSPSSGSGNSPGGEPGSSTGSGPESSPGGSPGSEPGSSPGGSTGSSPGSSPGNSPGSASGGSPGSAPGSSTGSGPESSPGGSPGSEPGSSPGSEPGSSPSSGSGNSPGGSPGSAPGGSPGSEPGSSPGSEPGSSPSSGSGNSTGGEPGSSTGSGPESSPGGSPGSEPGSSPGGSTGSSPGSSPGNSPGSPSGGSPGSAPGSSTGSGPESSPGGSPGSEPGSSPGSEPGSSPSSGSGNSPGGSPGSAPGGSPGSEPGSSPGSEPGSSPSSGSGNSPGGEPGSSTGSGPESSPGGSPGSEPGSSPGGSTGSSPGSSPGNSPGSPSGGSPGSAPGSSTGSGPESSPGGSPGSEPGSSPGSEPGSSPSSGSGNSPGGSPGSAPGGSPGSEPGSSPGSEPGRSPSSGSGNSPGGEPGSSTGSGPESSPGGSPGSEPGSSPGGSTGSSPGSSPGNSPGSASGGSPGSAPKSSTGSGPESSPGGSPGNEPGSSPSSGSGNSPGGEPGSSTGSGPGSSPGGSPGSEPGSSPGSEPGSSPGSAPENSPGGKPSSGSGGKPGSGSGSNPGSGTEGGSGSAPGSSTGSGPESSPGGSPGSEPGSSPGSEPGSSPSSGSGNSPGGSPGSAPGGSPGSEPGSSPGSEPGSSPSSGSGNSPGGEPGSSTGSGPESSPGGSPGSEPGSSPGGSTGSSPGSSPGNSPGSPSGGSPGSAPGSSTGSGPESSPGGSPGSEPGSSPGSEPGSSPSSGSGNSPGGSPGSAPGGSPGSEPGSSPGSEPGSSPSSGSGNSPGGSPGSAPGGSPGSEPGSSPGSEPGSSPSSGSGNSPGGEPGSSTGSGPESSPGGSPGSEPGSSPGSEPGSSPSSGSGNSTGGEPGSSTGSGPESSPGGSPGSEPGSSPGSEPGSSPSSGSGNSPGGSPGSAPGGSPGSEPGSSPGSEPGSSPSSGSGNSPGGEPGSSTGSGPESSPGGSPGSEPGSSPGGSTGSSPGSSPGNSPGSPSGGSPGSAPGSSTGSGPESSPGGSPGSEPGSSPGSEPGSSPSSGSGNSPGGSPGSAPGGSPGSEPGSSPGSEPGRSPSSGSGNSPGGEPGSSTGSGPESSPGGSPGSEPGSSPGGSTGSSPGSSPGNSPGSASGGSPGSAPKSSTGSGPESSPGGSPGNEPGSSPSSGSGNSPGGEPGSSTGSGPGSSPGGSPGSEPGSSPGSEPGSSPGSAPENSPGGKPSSGSGGKPGSGSGSNPGSGTEGGSGSAPGSSTGSGPESSPGGSPGSEPGSSPGSEPGSSPSSGSGNSPGGSPGSAPGGSPGSEPGSSPGSEPGSSPSSGSGNSPGGSPGSAPGGSPGSEPGSSPGSEPGSSPSSGSGNSPGGEPGSSTGSGPESSPGGSPGSEPGSSPGGSTGSSPGSSPGNSPGSASGGSPGSAPKSSTGSGPESSPGGSPGSEPGSSPGSEPGSSPSSGSGNSPGGSPGSEPGSSPGSEPGSSPSSGSGNSPGGSPGSAPGGSPGSEPGSSPGSEPGSSPSSGSGNSPGGSPGSAPGGSPGSEPGSSPGSEPGSSPSSGSGNSPGSSTGSGPGSSPGGSPGSEPGSSPGSEPGSSPGSAPENSPGGKPSSGSGGKPGSGSGSNPGSGTGGGSGSGSSAAASGTAVASGQNASSSGVASANSGEGNASASSAASAESSGKGGKASGAAASSATTYESGGNGTGNSGGSSPESEPGGSPGGGPGNSPGNEPGSSPSSGSGNSPGGSPGSAPGSSTGSGPESSPGGSPGSELGSSPGSEPGSSPSSGSGNSPGSSPGSEPGSSPGDNPGSGSGNSPGGSPGNAPGGSPGNSPGSAPGGSPDSGPGSSTGSGSGSSPEGSPGSEPGSSPGSEPGSSPSSEPGSSPDSGPGNSSGGKPSSGSGGTPGSELGSSPSSGPESSPEGSPGSSPGSSPGNSPGSAPGSSTGSGPESSPGGSPGSEPGSSPGSEPGSSPSSGSGNSPGSSPGSEPGSSPGDNPGSGSGNSPGGSPGNAPGGSPGNSPGSAPGGSPDSGPGSSTGSGSGSSPSSEPGSSPDSGPESSPGGKPSSGSGGKPGGKPGCDVVGAINDVLISEGAIIKELENFLTRHKKLPNKIEFTTIRRKIPRRRGRRRGPHLCICNNVI; encoded by the exons ATTCAAGTGATGATGATAGCGAATCGTCTGCATCAAGTTCAGCAACATCTACCGATTAcg atTCCGAAGACAATGAAGATGAAGCATCAGCAAGTGCCGAGTCATCTACATCGGATG ATGGGGGTAAATCGCCTGAAGAGAGTGAAGCAAATGCAGAGGCCGAGT CGAAAACGAATGGCGGTGGTGGTAAAACTGCAGGATCTGCCTCAGCAGTAACTG aagtTACAAATGGCGGAACTGCCTCTGCAGCCAGCGCAGCGTCAGCTA GTGATGAAGAAAGCGAGCCTGGCGAGGAAGGCACGACTGGCGATGATGACGATGGCGAGGAAGGCCCGACTGGCGATGATGACGATGGCGAGGAAGGCCCGACTGGCGATGATGACAATGGCGAGGAAGGCCCGACTGGCGATGATGACGATGGCGAGGAAGGCCCGACTGGCGATGATGACGATGGCGAGGAAGGCCCGACTGGCGATGATGACAATGGCGAGGAAGGCCCGACTGGCGATGATGACGATGGCGAGGAAGGCCCGACTGGCGATGATGACGATGGCGAGGAAGGCCCGACTGGCGATGATGACAATGGCGAGGAAGGCCCGACTGGCGATGATGACGATGGCGAGGAAGGCCCGACTGGCGATGATGACAATGGCGAGGAAGGCCCAACTGGCGATGATGACGATGGCGAGGAAGGCCCGACTGGCGATGATGACAATGGCGAGGAAGGCCCGACTGGCGATGATGACAATGGCGAGGAAGGCCCGACTGGCGATGATGACGATGGCGAGGAAGGCCCGACTGGCGATGATGACGATGGCGAGGAAGGCCCGACTGGCGATGATGACGATGGCGAGGGAG GTGCTACAACAAATGAATCAGGCGGTAATGGACCTGATAATGGGGGAGGAAGTAGTCCAGGAAGCGGAACAGAAGGCAAACCAGACAGCGGATCGGGAAGCAGCCCAGACAGTGGAAAAGACAATTCTGGTAGTACGGCAGATACTAGTGGATCAGCAG TTGCTTCTGGACCAAATTCTCAGGCGTCCAGTGCAGGATCAGCCAATAgtg gTGAAGACAACTCCTCGGCTTCCTCAGCGGTTTCAGCAG TAACGAGCGGCGAAGGACAAGCATCCGCTTCAGCCGCATCAA GTGCTACAACAAACGAATCAGGCGGTAATGGACCTGATAATGGGGGAGGAAGTAGTCCAGGAAGCGGAACAGAAGACAAACCAGGCAGCGGATCGGGAAGCAGCCCAGACAGTGGAAAAGACAATTCTGGTAGTACGGCAGATACTAGTGGATCAGCAG TTGCTTCTGGACCAAATTCTCAGGCGTCCAGCGCAGGATCAGCCAATAgtg gTGAAGACAACTCCTCGGCTTCCTCAGCGGTTTCAGCAG TAACGAGCGGCGAAGGACAAGCATCCGCTTCAGCCGCATCAA GTGCTACAACAAATGAATCAGGCGGTAATGGACCTGATAATGGGGGAGGAAGTAGTCCAGGAAGCGCACCAGAAGGCAAACCAGGCTGCGGATCGGGAAGCAATCCAAGCAGTGGAACGGGAGGCGGCTCAGGCAGTGGTAGTTCCGCAGCTGCTAGTGGAACAGCAG TTGCTTCGGGCCAAAATGCTAGCTCTTCCGGTGTAGCATCAGCTAATAGTG GTGAAGGCAACGCCTCGGCTTCTTCAGCGGCTTCAGCAG AATCCAGTGGCAAAGGCGGAAAAGCATCGGGTGCAGCCGCATCAa GTGCTACAACTTATGAATCAGGCGGTAGTCCAGAAAGCGAACCGGGAGGCAGCCCAGGCGGTGGACCAGGAAACAGCCCAGGCAatgaaccaggaagcagcccaaGCAGTGGGTCAG GAAACAGCCCAGGcggtgaaccaggaagcagcacAGGTAGTGGACCAGAAAGCAGtccaggaggcagcccaggcagtgaaccaggaagcagtcCAGGAGGCAGCACAGGCAGTTCaccaggaagcagcccaggAAACAGCCCTGGCAGTGCATCAGGAGGCAGCCCAGGTAGTGCACCAGGAAGCAGCACAGGCAGTGGACCAGAAAGCAGtccaggaggcagcccaggcagtgaaccaggaagcagcccaggcagtgaaccaggaagcagcccaaGCAGTGGGTCAGGAAACAGCccaggaggcagcccaggcagtgcaccaggaggcagcccaggcagtgaaccaggaagcagcccaggcagtgaaccaggaagcagcccaaGCAGTGGGTCAGGAAACAGCACAGGcggtgaaccaggaagcagcacAGGTAGTGGACCAGAAAGCAGtccaggaggcagcccaggcagtgaaccaggaagcagtcCAGGAGGCAGCACAGGCAGTTCaccaggaagcagcccaggAAACAGCCCTGGCAGTCCATcaggaggcagcccaggcagtgcaCCAGGAAGCAGCACAGGCAGTGGACCAGAAAGCAGtccaggaggcagcccaggcagtgaaccaggaagcagcccaggcagtgaaccaggaagcagcccaaGCAGTGGGTCAGGAAACAGCccaggaggcagcccaggcagtgcaccaggaggcagcccaggcagtgaaccaggaagcagcccaggcagtgaaccaggaagcagcccaaGCAGTGGGTCAGGAAACAGCCCAGGcggtgaaccaggaagcagcacAGGTAGTGGACCAGAAAGCAGtccaggaggcagcccaggcagtgaaccaggaagcagtcCAGGAGGCAGCACAGGCAGTTCaccaggaagcagcccaggAAACAGCCCTGGCAGTCCATcaggaggcagcccaggcagtgcaCCAGGAAGCAGCACAGGCAGTGGACCAGAAAGCAGtccaggaggcagcccaggcagtgaaccaggaagcagcccaggcagtgaaccaggaagcagcccaaGCAGTGGGTCAGGAAACAGCccaggaggcagcccaggcagtgcaccaggaggcagcccaggcagtgaaccaggaagcagcccaggcagtgaaccaggaaggAGCCCAAGCAGTGGGTCAGGAAACAGCCCAGGcggtgaaccaggaagcagcacAGGTAGTGGACCAGAAAGCAGtccaggaggcagcccaggcagtgaaccaggaagcagtcCAGGAGGCAGCACAGGCAGTTCaccaggaagcagcccaggAAACAGCCCTGGCAGTGCATcaggaggcagcccaggcagtgcaCCAAAAAGCAGCACAGGCAGTGGACCAGAAAGCAGtccaggaggcagcccaggcaATGAACCAGGAAGTAGCCCAAGCAGTGGGTCAGGTAACAGCCCAGGcggtgaaccaggaagcagcacAGGCAGTGGACCAGGAAGCAGtccaggaggcagcccaggcagtgaaccaggaagcagcccaggcagtgaaccaggaagcagcccaggcagtgCACCAGAAAACAGTCCAGGAGGCAAACCAAGTAGCGGATCGGGAGGAAAACCAGGCAGTGGATCGGGAAGCAACCCAGGCAGTGGAACGGAAGGCGGCTCAGGCAGTGCACCAGGAAGCAGCACAGGCAGTGGACCAGAAAGCAGtccaggaggcagcccaggcagtgaaccaggaagcagcccaggcagtgaaccaggaagcagcccaaGCAGTGGATCAGGAAACAGCccaggaggcagcccaggcagtgcaccaggaggcagcccaggcagtgaaccaggaagcagcccaggcagtgaaccaggaagcagcccaaGCAGTGGGTCAGGAAACAGCCCAGGcggtgaaccaggaagcagcacAGGTAGTGGACCAGAAAGCAGtccaggaggcagcccaggcagtgaaccaggaagcagtcCAGGAGGCAGCACAGGCAGTTCaccaggaagcagcccaggAAACAGCCCTGGCAGTCCATcaggaggcagcccaggcagtgcaCCAGGAAGCAGCACAGGCAGTGGACCAGAAAGCAGtccaggaggcagcccaggcagtgaaccaggaagcagcccaggcagtgaaccaggaagcagcccaaGCAGTGGGTCAGGAAACAGCccaggaggcagcccaggcagtgcaccaggaggcagcccaggcagtgaaccaggaagcagcccaggcagtgaaccaggaagcagcccaaGCAGTGGGTCAGGAAACAGCccaggaggcagcccaggcagtgcaccaggaggcagcccaggcagtgaaccaggaagcagcccaggcagtgaaccaggaagcagcccaaGCAGTGGGTCAGGAAACAGCCCAGGcggtgaaccaggaagcagcacAGGTAGTGGACCAGAAAGCAGtccaggag gcagcccaggcagtgaaccaggaagcagcccaggcagtgaaccaggaagcagcccaaGCAGTGGGTCAGGAAACAGCACAGGcggtgaaccaggaagcagcacAGGTAGTGGACCAGAAAGCAGtccaggag gcagcccaggcagtgaaccaggaagcagcccaggcagtgaaccaggaagcagcccaaGCAGTGGGTCAGGAAACAGCccaggaggcagcccaggcagtgcaccaggaggcagcccaggcagtgaaccaggaagcagcccaggcagtgaaccaggaagcagcccaaGCAGTGGGTCAGGAAACAGCCCAGGcggtgaaccaggaagcagcacAGGTAGTGGACCAGAAAGCAGtccaggaggcagcccaggcagtgaaccaggaagcagtcCAGGAGGCAGCACAGGCAGTTCaccaggaagcagcccaggAAACAGCCCTGGCAGTCCATcaggaggcagcccaggcagtgcaCCAGGAAGCAGCACAGGCAGTGGACCAGAAAGCAGtccaggaggcagcccaggcagtgaaccaggaagcagcccaggcagtgaaccaggaagcagcccaaGCAGTGGGTCAGGAAACAGCccaggaggcagcccaggcagtgcaccaggaggcagcccaggcagtgaaccaggaagcagcccaggcagtgaaccaggaaggAGCCCAAGCAGTGGGTCAGGAAACAGCCCAGGcggtgaaccaggaagcagcacAGGTAGTGGACCAGAAAGCAGtccaggaggcagcccaggcagtgaaccaggaagcagtcCAGGAGGCAGCACAGGCAGTTCaccaggaagcagcccaggAAACAGCCCTGGCAGTGCATcaggaggcagcccaggcagtgcaCCAAAAAGCAGCACAGGCAGTGGACCAGAAAGCAGtccaggaggcagcccaggcaATGAACCAGGAAGTAGCCCAAGCAGTGGGTCAGGTAACAGCCCAGGcggtgaaccaggaagcagcacAGGCAGTGGACCAGGAAGCAGtccaggaggcagcccaggcagtgaaccaggaagcagcccaggcagtgaaccaggaagcagcccaggcagtgCACCAGAAAACAGTCCAGGAGGCAAACCAAGTAGCGGATCGGGAGGAAAACCAGGCAGTGGATCGGGAAGCAACCCAGGCAGTGGAACGGAAGGCGGCTCAGGCAGTGCACCAGGAAGCAGCACAGGCAGTGGACCAGAAAGCAGtccaggaggcagcccaggcagtgaaccaggaagcagcccaggcagtgaaccaggaagcagcccaaGCAGTGGATCAGGAAACAGCccaggaggcagcccaggcagtgcaccaggaggcagcccaggcagtgaaccaggaagcagcccaggcagtgaaccaggaagcagcccaaGCAGTGGGTCAGGAAACAGCccaggaggcagcccaggcagtgcaccaggaggcagcccaggcagtgaaccaggaagcagcccaggcagtgaaccaggaagcagcccaaGCAGTGGGTCAGGAAACAGCCCAGGcggtgaaccaggaagcagcacAGGTAGTGGACCAGAAAGCAGtccaggaggcagcccaggcagtgaaccaggaagcagtcCAGGAGGCAGCACAGGCAGTTCaccaggaagcagcccaggAAACAGCCCTGGCAGTGCATcaggaggcagcccaggcagtgcaCCAAAAAGCAGCACAGGCAGTGGACCAGAAAGCAGtccaggag gcagcccaggcagtgaaccaggaagcagcccaggcagtgaaccaggaagcagcccaaGCAGTGGGTCAGGAAACAGCCCAG gaggcagcccaggcagtgaaccaggaagcagcccaggcagtgaaccaggaagcagcccaaGCAGTGGGTCAGGAAACAGCccaggaggcagcccaggcagtgcaccaggaggcagcccaggcagtgaaccaggaagcagcccaggcagtgaaccaggaagcagcccaaGCAGTGGGTCAGGAAACAGCccaggaggcagcccaggcagtgcaccaggaggcagcccaggcagtgaaccaggaagcagcccaggcagtgaaccaggaagcagcccaaGCAGTGGGTCAGGAAACAGCCCAG gaagcagcacAGGCAGTGGACCAGGAAGCAGtccaggaggcagcccaggcagtgaaccaggaagcagcccaggcagtgaaccaggaagcagcccaggcagtgCACCAGAAAACAGTCCAGGAGGCAAACCAAGTAGCGGATCGGGAGGAAAACCAGGCAGTGGATCGGGAAGCAACCCAGGCAGTGGAACGGGAGGCGGCTCAGGCAGTGGTAGTTCCGCAGCTGCTAGTGGAACAGCAG TTGCTTCGGGCCAAAATGCTAGCTCTTCCGGTGTAGCATCAGCTAATAGTG GTGAAGGCAACGCCTCGGCTTCTTCAGCGGCTTCAGCAG AATCCAGTGGCAAAGGCGGAAAAGCATCGGGTGCAGCCGCATCAa GTGCTACAACTTATGAATCAGGCGGTAACGGAACTGGTAATAGTGGAGGAAGTAGTCCAGAAAGCGAACCGGGAGGCAGCCCAGGCGGTGGACCAGGAAACAGCCCAGGCAatgaaccaggaagcagcccaaGCAGTGGGTCAGGAAACAGCCCAG gaggcagcccaggcagtgcaCCAGGAAGCAGCACAGGCAGTGGACCAGAAAGCAGtccaggaggcagcccaggcagtgaactaggaagcagcccaggcagtgaaccaggaagcagcccaaGCAGTGGGTCAGGAAACAGCCCAGgaagcagcccaggcagtgaaccaggaagcagtcCAGGAGACAACCCAGGCAGTGGATCAGGAAACAGCccaggaggcagcccaggcaATGCACCAGGAGGCAGCCCAGGAAACAGCCCTGGCAGTGCACCAGGAGGCAGCCCAGACAGTGGACCAGGAAGCAGCACAGGCAGTGGATCAGGAAGCAGTCCAGaaggcagcccaggcagtgaaccaggaagcagcccaggcagtgaaccaggaagtAGCCCAagcagtgaaccaggaagcagcccagACAGTGGACCAGGAAACAGTTCAGGAGGCAAACCAAGTAGCGGATCGGGAGGCACACCAGGCAGTGAATTAGGAAGCAGCCCAAGCAGTGGACCAGAAAGTAGTCCAGAAGGCAGCCCAGGCAGTTCaccaggaagcagcccaggAAACAGCCCTGGCAGTGCACCAGGAAGCAGCACAGGCAGTGGACCAGAAAGCAGtccaggaggcagcccaggcagtgaaccaggaagcagcccaggcagtgaaccaggaagcagcccaaGCAGTGGGTCAGGAAACAGCCCAGgaagcagcccaggcagtgaaccaggaagcagtcCAGGAGACAACCCAGGCAGTGGATCAGGAAACAGCccaggaggcagcccaggcaATGCACCAGGAGGCAGCCCAGGAAACAGCCCTGGCAGTGCACCAGGAGGCAGCCCAGACAGTGGACCAGGAAGCAGCACAGGCAGTGGATCAGGAAGTAGCCCAagcagtgaaccaggaagcagcccagACAGTGGACCAGAAAGCAGCCCAGGAGGCAAACCAAGTAGTGGATCGGGAGGCAAACCAGGAGGGAAACCAGGTTGCGACGTGGTTGGTGCAATAAATGACGTCTTGATATCTGAAGGAGCCATTATAAAAGAGTTGGAAAACTTCTTAACACgtcataaaaaattaccaaataagATTGAATTTACTACAATAAGAAGGAAGA